A region of Lepus europaeus isolate LE1 chromosome 2, mLepTim1.pri, whole genome shotgun sequence DNA encodes the following proteins:
- the LOC133746662 gene encoding carbonyl reductase [NADPH] 3-like: MAITGNQARPESRAGTCLGTPHTSPGGSERTACQCARSTLQTRIDCSTRTLHAGVLSSQKALSSCVHVALVTGANKGVGFAITRDLCRLFSGDMVLTARDEARGWTAVQQLQAEGLSPRFHQLDITDLQSIRALRDFLRREYGGLDVLVNNAAIYMDCKEAGRGTSPEPLEWWEF; this comes from the exons ATGGCCATTACAGGAAACCAAGCCCGACCTGAGAGCAGGGCTGGCACCTGCCTCGGCACACCTCACACTTCTCCGGGCGGCTCAGAGCGCACGGCCTGCCAGTGCGCACGCAGCACGCTCCAAACACGCATAGACTGCAGCACCCGGACTCTCCACGCAGGTGTCCTGAGCTCCCAAAAAGCCCTATCATCCTGCGTCCACGTGGCACTGGTGACCGGCGCCAACAAGGGCGTCGGCTTCGCCATCACGCGCGACCTGTGCCGGCTCTTCTCGGGGGACATGGTGCTCACGGCGCGGGACGAGGCGCGGGGCTGGACGGCcgtgcagcagctgcaggccgAGGGCCTGAGCCCGCGCTTCCACCAGCTGGACATCACGGACCTGCAGAGCATCCGCGCCCTGCGCGACTTCCTGCGCCGGGAGTACGGGGGCCTGGACGTGCTGGTCAACAACGCGGCCATCTACATGGATTGTAAGGAGGCTGGGCGGGGGacctccccagagcccctggaGTGGTGGG AATTCTAG
- the LOC133769973 gene encoding carbonyl reductase [NADPH] 1-like, giving the protein MSSCSRVALVTGANKGIGFAIARDLCRLFSGDVVLTARDQARGRAAVQQLQAKSLSPRLHQLDITDLQSIRALRDFLRREYGGLDVLVNNAAIAFQPEDTTPFHIQAEVTMKTNFDGTRDVCTELLPLMRPGGRVVNVSSLMCLRALKSCSPELQQKFRSETITEEELVGLMKKFVEDTKKEVHKKEGWPDTAYGVTKIGVTVLSRIQARHLREQRGGDKILLNACCPGWVKTELGGPKAPKSPEEGAETPVYLALLPPDAEGPHGQFVMEKRVEQW; this is encoded by the exons ATGTCGTCCTGCAGCCGCGTGGCGCTGGTGACCGGTGCCAACAAGGGCATCGGCTTCGCCATTGCGCGCGACCTGTGCCGGCTCTTCTCGGGGGACGTGGTGCTCACGGCGCGGGACCAGGCGCGGGGCCGGGCGGCcgtgcagcagctgcaggccaaGAGCCTGAGCCCGCGCCTCCACCAGCTGGACATCACGGACCTGCAGAGCATCCGCGCCCTGCGCGACTTCCTGCGCCGGGAATACGGGGGCCTGGACGTGCTGGTCAACAACGCGGCCATCGCCTTCCAGC CTGAGGACACCACACCCTTTCATATTCAAGCGGAAGTGACTATGAAGACGAACTTTGATGGCACCCGAGATGTGTGCAcggagctgctgcctctgatgagGCCCGGAG GCAGAGTGGTGAACGTGTCCAGCCTGATGTGTCTCAGGGCCCTTAAATCGTGCAGCCCGGAGCTGCAGCAGAAGTTTCGCAGTGAGACCATCACGGAGGAGGAGCTGGTGGGGCTCATGAAGAAGTTCGTGGAAGACACGAAGAAGGAGGTGCACAAGAAAGAAGGCTGGCCTGACACTGCCTACGGAGTGACGAAGATCGGTGTCACTGTCCTGTCCAGAATCCAGGCCAGGCACCTGcgtgagcagaggggaggggacaaGATCCTCCTGAATGCCTGCTGCCCAGGGTGGGTGAAAACTGAGTTGGGGGGACCCAAAGCCCCCAAAAGTCCAGAAGAAGGAGCAGAGACCCCCGTGTACTTGGCCCTTTTGCCTCCAGATGCCGAGGGCCCTCATGGACAGTTTGTCATGGAAAAAAGGGTTGAACAGTGGTGA